The following DNA comes from Marichromatium purpuratum 984.
AGCAGGCGCAGGACATCATCGGCTACAACACCTATGTCGAGATGGCCGGTCCCTTCCGCGCCGATCAGGTCATCCACGGCTCGGACAATCGCTGCGAGATGGATCGCGCCCGCGCCGCCTTCGCGCTGGCCGCCGAGGGGCGGCACGTGGTGGTGGTCTCCTCCGGCGATCCTGGCGTCTTCGCCATGGCCACGGCGGTGCTCGAGGCGCTCGACGAGCACGCCGAGCCGGCCTGGCACGGCGTGGAGCTGGCGGTGGTACCGGGGATCTCGGCGGCGCAGGCCGCCGCCGCGCGCATCGGCGCGCCGCTCGGTCACGACTTCTGCATCGTCTCGCTCTCCGACAACCTCAAGCCGTGGTCGCAGATCGTCCACCGGCTGGAGCTGGCCGCTCGCGCCGACCTGGTGATCGCCTGCTACAACCCGATCTCGCGGGCGCGGCCCTGGCAGCTCGGCGAGGCGTTGGCGGTGTTGCGCGGGGTGCGTGACGCCGACACCCCGGTGGTGCTCGGGCGCGACGTTGGCCGTCCCGCCGAACGGGTGCGGGTGACCACCCTGGGCGCGCTCGACCCGCAAGAGGTCGATATGCGCACCGTGGTGATCGTCGGCTCCTCCCAGACCCGTCACTTCAGCACCCCCGAGGGTCGCGACTGGGTCTATACCCCGCGCTGGTATCCGCAACCGGCCGAGCAGGACTGAGCCTGCCAACGGCAGACGTCGTCACTGCGGGCGGCGTCTGTCTCCAAGCGATCGCCTGCAGTGGCCGCTCAGCGCTCGGGCGGGTGGTCGAGCTTGCGTTCGAGCCAGGCGAGCGCCTCGTCGACCCGCGCCACCGTGGGGCGTTGCGGGCGCGGCGGGCGGCGGCGCATCACCACCTCGATGCCGCGCTCGCGCGCTGCGGTGAGCTTG
Coding sequences within:
- the cobJ gene encoding precorrin-3B C(17)-methyltransferase, whose translation is MAPAARLELEQAQDIIGYNTYVEMAGPFRADQVIHGSDNRCEMDRARAAFALAAEGRHVVVVSSGDPGVFAMATAVLEALDEHAEPAWHGVELAVVPGISAAQAAAARIGAPLGHDFCIVSLSDNLKPWSQIVHRLELAARADLVIACYNPISRARPWQLGEALAVLRGVRDADTPVVLGRDVGRPAERVRVTTLGALDPQEVDMRTVVIVGSSQTRHFSTPEGRDWVYTPRWYPQPAEQD